Sequence from the Flavobacteriales bacterium genome:
CCTGAGGGCCAACACGCTGTTCCCAATCTTGATGGCGACCGGATCGCCAGCCGGAGCTTTGCGGATCATGGTCACCAGTTCGTTGGGTATCATGCCGAGTTCCATCAATTTAAGCGCGACGTCCTCCTCTGAATACGATTTAATGAGGGCGCGATCCCCGATGGCGAGCTGATCCAGCGTCAAGACAGTTATTTAGATTGATTCTAAGCGCCAAAAGTAAGCAATTGAGGCCAAAAGTGAAGTGACTCTTTTATGATTTTGCCGT
This genomic interval carries:
- a CDS encoding ferrous iron transport protein A, with translation MTLDQLAIGDRALIKSYSEEDVALKLMELGMIPNELVTMIRKAPAGDPVAIKIGNSVLALRVDEASAVGIEKIQ